The genomic region TCATCAGCGATTCCTTACAGGGGGTACCTCCGAAGAGGTCGGCCATGATGATGACACCGTCCCCTTCATCCACGGTCTTCACCGCCTGCTTCATCTTGGCGCGGAGGTCCTCGACAGGGGCCCCCGGCTCGATGCTGCAAGTAGCCACGGCGGGCAGCTTGCCCACGATCTGTTCAGCGGTTGAGACAAGCTCATCCGCGAGACGCCCGTGCGATGCGATGACGAGGCCGACCATTGATCACCCCTGAGCCACTTCCCGGGAGAATTTGCGTCCTACGCCCATCAACGACCGGACGCAACTCCGGCGAAGTATTCCGCCTGCACCTGGGAACCGCTTCCCCAACGACTTCGCTTCGAAGGTAAGGCGACTGCGCCCACCATGCCTGGAATTTCAGGTCCGGGGAAGGGACAGGGTGTCGTCTGCCGGACGGGGAGCCGGGCGCGGTCTCCCCACGCTCTAGGAGATGCGCGGTGCGGCCCCGCGGTGCGTGCCCCGCGGGACGAGCCCGGCGCCCCCGCTCGGTGGGTAGGAAGGCGACCGTGCCGTCGCGCGGGAGCGGCTGTATCACCTGGGAATCCCGGGAGGGCCCGCGAGGTCCAACGGTACTCGGGGCATACCGGATTCTTGGGACCTGTCGCATCGGGTGCGGTGTCTCAGTGGACGACCAGGCGAGCCCTCTGCTCGGCGGGACGGATGCGGGCGGTGGCGCCGGCGCCGAAGGTGAGGAAGTCCTCCTCCATGCCGTCGCTGAAGATGACGCCGCCCTGGGGCATGCGGGACTCGAGCACCAGCTCCGCCTGGGCGGTGACGAAGCCGCCGACGATGTCCGCGCCGGAGTGACGGCTGACGAAGGGCTCGCGCACGACGAAGGCGAGCCGCGCGTCCTCCCAACCGAGCGTCCAGGGCTTCCCTGGCGTGCCGCCCGTGCAGCGGGTGAGCCCCTGCGCGAGCGCGAACACGGACGACAGCCACCCGCTGGAACCCGCGCCCGTGGACACGAGCACCCCGCTGGAGGACTGCGACTCCTCCTTGCCGCCGTAGCGGACCTGGTAGCGGGCGGACACGTGCGTGCGCGCGCCGATGAACAGGTCGTTGAAGGCGAGCAGCCGCTGGCCGTCCTGCAGCCGTGCCTCCGCCAGCTGCACCTGGCGCATCCTCGCGCGGCCCTCCAGGGTCCGCTGCACGGCGCCCCGGGCGTCGCGAGGGAGGAACGGAAGGAGCACGCCGTCGAAGCGCTCCGGGTCCGGGTTGATGCCCACGAGCGGCTGGCTGCCCACGTACTTGGCCACGTTGGCGACGAGCCCGTCCTGCCCCACCGCCACCACCACCTCCTTGCCGGTGAAGAGGAAGGTGGGCACGAGCGAGCGGTCCACCTGCTGCACCGGCAGGCCCACGTCCAGCTGCGAGCGGAGGGCGTCCACCGCGCGGCGGTAGGTGTCGTCCTCCGCCTCGAACCCGTTGAAGTCCTGGCCGTTGTGCTCCACGTAGAACTTCGCCTGCTTCTTGGTGTTGAAGCGGACCACCAGGTCCGCCAGCCGCGTCTTGCGCGTGACGAGGACGACCTTCTCGAACATGGCGAGCCTCCTTCGCGGGACTTCAGCGGTCGCGGGGGTCGAAGTTGTGGACGTCCGGGCGGCCGGGCTTGGGCGCGGGGCCGGGGTTGTTGCCGCGAGGGCCTGAGGCCGCGGGCAAGAGCGAGCGCAGCAGGTCCGGCGACACGTTGAGCTCGCCGATGCGCTGCGCGTTCTCGCCCATCTCGCGGAAGGCCAGGGCGATGTGGAGCGCGGGGTCGGCGCCGTTCGCGGACGTGGCCAGGAGCGTCTTCCAATCCACGTTCTTCACCGGCTCCAGCGTCTTCTCCAGGGCGTACGCGCGCGCGTCCGCGGACTGGCGCTCGTTCTGGACCCAGCGCTCCATGAGGGCGGCGCGCTGCTCCTCCACCGCGATGTCCGCGGCCATCTTCGCCTCGCGAATCTGGCGCTGGCGCTCCTCCACCACCAGCTCCGTGGCCAGCTCGCTCTCCTTGATGCGGCGCTCCTGCTCCACGGCCGCGTTGCGGCGGGCGTAGATGGCCTCGTCCGCTTCACGCTGGAGCCCTTCGCGCGCGGCGGCTTCCAGCGCGCGCGCCATCTCCGGCGTGGGCTGGATGGAGAGCACGGAGAAGGCCATCACGTGCACGCCCAGCGCCTTCACGGACTCCGCCTCCGCCAGCGCCGCGAGCACCCGGGCCTCCAGCATGTCGGACTGCACCAGCACCTCGCGCAGGCTCAGGGACTGCACCACCGCGCGGGCCCGCACCTGCGCGGCCTGCACCAGCCGGTCCGACAGCTTCTCCGGGTCGTCGGAGCGGTGACGCCCCGCCGGGGTGATGGAGTAGTCCAAGAGCCCTGCCAGCCTCCGCGCGTCCTCCACCCGGTATGTCAGCTGCCCCTGAATCGTCACCGGCTGGAAGTCGCGGGTGACCTCGTTGAAGGCGAACGGGACGTCCGCGCTCGAGAGGGGCACCGCCACCAGCGTCGTCGCCGGCTTCCAATAGAGGAACGACAGGCCCGCGCCCTCGCGGACCACCTCGCCGTCCCGGTACTGCATCACGTACGTGGTCGGCGTCGACTTCATGTACCCGAAGAACATCCGCGCATCCCCCTCACCTGCTGCGTTTGGTTTGTGTAACCTGGACACCATCTTAGTGTTGTTAATACACATTCGCAACAGGACGTGCGGGAAAGCGGTGTAGGTGGCGTGGATGCCGGTGGACGGGGTGGGCCCGGGCGTCCTTGAATCGGGGGTATGACGCGCAAGCTCGGGGAGCAGTTGGTCCTGGATGGAGTGCTGACGCCGGAGGTGTTGTCCCGGGCGCTCGCGCGGCAGAAGGAGACGGGGCTGAAGCTGGGCGAGTGCCTGGTGCGGCTGGGCGTGGACGAGACGCCGGTGTTGCGGCTGTTGGCGCAGGAGTTGAAGACGCGCTTCGTGTCCACGGAGAAGCTGGCGCAGGCGAAGGTGGACGCGGCGCTGTTGGAGCGGGTGCCGGTGCGGCTGGCGGAGGGCTTCGACTTCATGCCGCTGCGGTTGGTGCAGGACGCGCTGTACGTGGCCATCTCCGAGCCACAGCGGCAGCGGGCGTTGGAGGAGATCGCCAAGACGGTGGGCGTGGCGCAGGTGCTGCCGTTCGTGGCGGTGCGCAGGTCCATCCGCGCGGCCATCCGTAAGCACTACTACGCGGACGCGCACGCCTTCGAGCACCCGCCGGAGGACCTGGCGTGTCCGCACTGTGGCGCGTCGTGCAAGCCAGGGGATTTCCAGTGCGCGCGCTGTGAGCTGTTGCTGGTGAGGAGCGTGGAGGACCTGCCGCCCCGGGACAACGTGTCGCTGGTGCGCGCGCTGCTCACGAGGCCGGAGCAGACGGGAGCGCGCGGAGTGCCCCGTCCGCCGCAGCAGGAGGCGACGCGGGTGGTGACGTTCCAGGCGCAGGCCCAGCCGAAGACGAAGGGGCCTCCGGTGCGGCCGGTCATCGTCGCGAGCCTGGACCTGGTGAACCGGCCGCTGAGCCCGTTCGAGGCGTACGTGCTGTCGTTCGTGGACGGGCGCACGGCGCTGGCGGACATGGCGATGATCACCCAGGTGACGGAGCTGGAGCTGCGCGCTGTGTTCGAGTCGCTGTCGGAGCGCGGCGTGACGAAGCTGGTGGGCACGCTTGCGTCGGCGGAGGTGGCGTTCACGGGGGATGGCGTGCCCGCGTTCTCGCGCGAGCCGAAGACCGTGCCTCCGGCTGCGGCAGCGAAGGTGGCGGCGGCTCCAGCGGCTCCAGCGGCTCGTGCCCAGGCTCCGCGGCAGGCGCCGATGCCTTCGGTCTCGCTGGCAGCCGCGCTGGCGGCGAAGCCTCATTCCGTGGCGCCGGCTCCGGTGGCCAGGAAGGAGGACGCGCAGGAAGAGGTGCTCCAGCGTGTCGTGCGGCTGGAGCAGGCGGGGAAGATGGCGGAGGCGCTGGACCTGCTGGAGCGCAGCATCGGGCTCTTGCCGAAGCCCGCGCCGCTCTACAACCGCATGGGGATGATCCTCCTGAACCACCAGCGTGATTACGAACGCGCCA from Corallococcus exiguus harbors:
- a CDS encoding SPFH domain-containing protein translates to MFFGYMKSTPTTYVMQYRDGEVVREGAGLSFLYWKPATTLVAVPLSSADVPFAFNEVTRDFQPVTIQGQLTYRVEDARRLAGLLDYSITPAGRHRSDDPEKLSDRLVQAAQVRARAVVQSLSLREVLVQSDMLEARVLAALAEAESVKALGVHVMAFSVLSIQPTPEMARALEAAAREGLQREADEAIYARRNAAVEQERRIKESELATELVVEERQRQIREAKMAADIAVEEQRAALMERWVQNERQSADARAYALEKTLEPVKNVDWKTLLATSANGADPALHIALAFREMGENAQRIGELNVSPDLLRSLLPAASGPRGNNPGPAPKPGRPDVHNFDPRDR
- a CDS encoding GspE/PulE/PilB domain-containing protein, with translation MTRKLGEQLVLDGVLTPEVLSRALARQKETGLKLGECLVRLGVDETPVLRLLAQELKTRFVSTEKLAQAKVDAALLERVPVRLAEGFDFMPLRLVQDALYVAISEPQRQRALEEIAKTVGVAQVLPFVAVRRSIRAAIRKHYYADAHAFEHPPEDLACPHCGASCKPGDFQCARCELLLVRSVEDLPPRDNVSLVRALLTRPEQTGARGVPRPPQQEATRVVTFQAQAQPKTKGPPVRPVIVASLDLVNRPLSPFEAYVLSFVDGRTALADMAMITQVTELELRAVFESLSERGVTKLVGTLASAEVAFTGDGVPAFSREPKTVPPAAAAKVAAAPAAPAARAQAPRQAPMPSVSLAAALAAKPHSVAPAPVARKEDAQEEVLQRVVRLEQAGKMAEALDLLERSIGLLPKPAPLYNRMGMILLNHQRDYERASAFFKMASDLEPENSVYTMNLYSVLALNAEATNAGQKKPRR
- a CDS encoding diacylglycerol kinase catalytic domain-containing protein, with the protein product MFEKVVLVTRKTRLADLVVRFNTKKQAKFYVEHNGQDFNGFEAEDDTYRRAVDALRSQLDVGLPVQQVDRSLVPTFLFTGKEVVVAVGQDGLVANVAKYVGSQPLVGINPDPERFDGVLLPFLPRDARGAVQRTLEGRARMRQVQLAEARLQDGQRLLAFNDLFIGARTHVSARYQVRYGGKEESQSSSGVLVSTGAGSSGWLSSVFALAQGLTRCTGGTPGKPWTLGWEDARLAFVVREPFVSRHSGADIVGGFVTAQAELVLESRMPQGGVIFSDGMEEDFLTFGAGATARIRPAEQRARLVVH
- a CDS encoding PTS sugar transporter subunit IIA; the encoded protein is MVGLVIASHGRLADELVSTAEQIVGKLPAVATCSIEPGAPVEDLRAKMKQAVKTVDEGDGVIIMADLFGGTPCKESLMMCQRMNLEVLAGVNLPMLLKANSLRSEQMALSDMANQLASYGQRNITCASALLREAQQQPRT